In the Pseudolabrys taiwanensis genome, one interval contains:
- a CDS encoding ABC transporter substrate-binding protein encodes MKALSLAAALAVLVSTAASAADKVTVQLDYVVRGNHAMFFVAKKKGYFEKQGIDVTAIQRGTGSPNAMRLVGNGNADFGFGDLPTLAVARSQDVPVVALSAVNQHSPLGMLALSKSHKLTKPQDLKGLNIGVQPSGSTYVFLKAFLAVNKMTMDDIKQSTVNPPYENYLLLGRVDAVPGYIDAEVPELEAKAGGPGSLSIMQGSDFGYAVYGSGLFTSEKMIAEKSDVVQRFVNAYTQAFADVIKSPQEAADIIVEMNPEYASKKDVLVKQIEADVEHTFFSPDTKANGIGWMTKDAWEKTTKILLDQGAMKQPIKVEAAFDDKYLKGANALKR; translated from the coding sequence ATGAAGGCCCTATCCCTCGCGGCCGCCTTGGCCGTGCTCGTCAGCACCGCGGCATCCGCCGCGGACAAGGTCACCGTGCAGCTCGACTATGTCGTGCGCGGCAACCACGCGATGTTCTTTGTCGCGAAGAAGAAAGGCTACTTCGAGAAGCAGGGCATCGACGTGACCGCGATCCAGCGCGGCACCGGTTCGCCGAACGCCATGCGACTCGTCGGCAACGGCAATGCCGACTTCGGCTTCGGCGATCTGCCGACGCTCGCGGTGGCCCGCTCGCAGGACGTGCCGGTGGTGGCGCTCTCGGCCGTCAACCAGCACAGCCCGCTCGGCATGCTGGCGCTGTCGAAAAGCCACAAGCTGACCAAGCCGCAGGATCTCAAGGGCCTCAATATCGGCGTGCAGCCGTCCGGCTCGACCTATGTGTTCCTGAAGGCGTTCCTCGCCGTCAACAAGATGACGATGGACGACATCAAACAGAGCACCGTGAACCCGCCCTACGAGAACTACCTGCTGCTCGGCCGCGTCGACGCCGTGCCCGGCTACATCGACGCCGAAGTGCCGGAACTCGAGGCCAAGGCCGGCGGCCCCGGCTCGCTGTCGATCATGCAAGGCTCGGACTTCGGCTATGCCGTCTACGGCTCGGGTCTTTTCACCTCGGAGAAGATGATCGCCGAGAAGAGCGACGTGGTACAGCGCTTCGTCAACGCCTACACGCAGGCCTTCGCCGACGTCATCAAGAGCCCGCAGGAAGCGGCCGACATCATCGTCGAAATGAATCCGGAATACGCCTCGAAGAAGGACGTGCTGGTCAAGCAGATCGAAGCCGACGTCGAGCATACCTTCTTCAGCCCCGACACCAAGGCCAACGGTATCGGCTGGATGACGAAAGACGCTTGGGAGAAGACGACCAAGATCCTGCTCGACCAGGGTGCGATGAAGCAGCCCATCAAGGTCGAGGCCGCGTTCGACGACAAGTACCTCAAAGGCGCGAACGCGCTGAAACGCTAA
- a CDS encoding TRAP transporter substrate-binding protein, producing the protein MILRRSLLAAIATSACLAVLPSAASAQVVMKLANATINDVQHEWQKLFAEALKKRVGDKVKTEIYPASQLGAIPRMAEGVALGTIESFITPTSFVTNIDPKFQIFDVPGLFDSPEHVHAVIHDPAYRDHLETMFLSRGIRVIGAIYNSPTVILTKKPAPTLADLKGVKARTFASPLQIEPMKAIGVTPVPLALTEVIPQLQSGGIDGVLAGMPILTAFKYYDVAKYVTDLNFAHIVSVNLVNEQWFQSQPKDIQEAIRAAGREAEQQAYPWGVENVKKSNELWKANKGEILELPPAEKASMMKSFVEIGTKIVEQNPAVKTEFVKLKALVDAKRPK; encoded by the coding sequence ATGATCCTGCGACGTTCTTTGCTTGCCGCCATCGCTACTTCGGCTTGTCTGGCGGTCCTGCCTTCGGCTGCTTCCGCGCAAGTCGTCATGAAGCTCGCCAATGCCACGATCAACGACGTGCAGCACGAGTGGCAGAAGCTGTTCGCCGAGGCGCTGAAAAAGCGTGTCGGCGACAAGGTGAAGACCGAGATTTATCCGGCCAGCCAGCTCGGCGCGATCCCACGCATGGCGGAAGGCGTGGCGCTCGGTACGATCGAATCCTTCATCACGCCGACGTCCTTCGTCACCAATATCGATCCTAAATTCCAGATATTCGACGTGCCCGGCCTGTTCGATTCGCCCGAGCATGTTCATGCCGTGATCCACGATCCGGCCTACCGCGATCACCTGGAGACGATGTTCCTGAGTCGCGGCATTCGCGTGATCGGCGCGATCTACAACAGCCCGACCGTGATCCTGACCAAGAAGCCTGCGCCTACGCTCGCGGACCTCAAGGGCGTCAAGGCGCGCACCTTCGCCTCGCCGCTGCAGATCGAGCCGATGAAGGCGATCGGCGTGACGCCGGTGCCACTGGCGCTAACCGAGGTGATCCCACAGCTGCAGTCCGGCGGCATCGACGGCGTGCTTGCCGGCATGCCGATCCTGACCGCGTTCAAGTATTACGACGTCGCCAAATACGTGACCGACCTGAACTTCGCGCACATCGTGTCGGTCAATCTGGTCAACGAGCAGTGGTTCCAGTCGCAGCCGAAGGACATCCAGGAAGCGATTCGTGCCGCCGGCCGCGAGGCCGAGCAGCAGGCCTATCCCTGGGGCGTCGAGAATGTGAAGAAATCGAACGAGCTGTGGAAGGCCAACAAAGGCGAGATCCTGGAGCTGCCGCCCGCGGAAAAGGCCTCGATGATGAAGTCTTTCGTCGAGATCGGCACTAAGATCGTCGAGCAAAACCCGGCGGTTAAGACCGAATTCGTCAAGTTGAAGGCGCTGGTCGACGCCAAGCGTCCGAAGTAA
- a CDS encoding glutathione S-transferase family protein: MIRILGRATSGNVQKVLFFLEEIGMKYVREDYGRQFNNTNTDAYRKMNPNMKVPTLVDGDLVSWESNTILRYLAATYAPQLTGATPAEKTQVERWMDWMLASLNAPYLAIFKDAKKPAAERSADFAAQSTELVGLLKVLDGHIAGKEFFALDRLTIADIALASVVKRCLEFPIERPALPEIERWMKAMDARPAFAVATGAKPSTIASAA, from the coding sequence ATGATCCGCATTTTGGGCCGCGCCACGTCCGGCAACGTGCAGAAGGTGCTCTTCTTTTTGGAAGAGATCGGCATGAAGTATGTGCGCGAGGACTACGGCCGGCAGTTCAACAACACGAACACCGACGCTTATCGCAAGATGAACCCCAATATGAAGGTGCCGACGCTGGTCGACGGCGACCTCGTGTCGTGGGAATCCAACACCATCCTGCGCTATCTCGCCGCGACCTACGCGCCGCAGCTCACCGGCGCGACGCCGGCCGAGAAGACGCAGGTCGAGCGCTGGATGGACTGGATGCTGGCCTCGCTCAACGCGCCGTATCTGGCGATCTTCAAGGACGCCAAGAAGCCGGCGGCCGAGCGCAGCGCTGACTTCGCCGCGCAGAGCACCGAGCTCGTCGGTTTGCTCAAGGTGCTCGACGGGCACATCGCCGGCAAGGAGTTTTTCGCTCTCGATCGCCTGACGATCGCCGACATCGCGCTGGCCTCCGTGGTGAAGCGCTGCCTTGAGTTCCCGATCGAGCGGCCGGCACTGCCGGAGATCGAGCGCTGGATGAAGGCGATGGATGCGCGCCCAGCCTTCGCGGTGGCGACCGGCGCCAAGCCGAGCACGATCGCCAGCGCGGCCTGA
- a CDS encoding TRAP transporter small permease: MQDERPKGLLNGVSQAARTLLGLILLAMVLLNVVNAVSRYALSYVVIGIDELLVFAMIWMVMIGMLLVTADRSHIALEIVTGRVGPRTRSGLALLHHVVIAISCAYAAWQSVKFVMRVIAIQQTSMALELPMAIPHAAITVGLGGTALISAVLAVRDVRGVVSPRLAEQPA, translated from the coding sequence ATGCAGGATGAGAGGCCGAAGGGCCTTTTGAACGGTGTCAGCCAGGCGGCACGCACGCTGCTCGGCCTCATCCTTCTGGCAATGGTCCTCCTCAATGTCGTCAATGCCGTCAGCCGCTATGCGTTGAGCTATGTGGTGATCGGCATCGACGAACTGCTGGTTTTCGCCATGATCTGGATGGTGATGATCGGCATGCTGCTGGTCACCGCCGACCGCAGCCATATCGCGCTGGAGATCGTGACTGGCCGCGTCGGACCGCGGACGCGGTCCGGCCTCGCGCTGCTGCACCATGTCGTCATAGCGATCTCTTGCGCCTATGCCGCGTGGCAATCGGTTAAGTTCGTGATGCGCGTGATCGCCATCCAGCAGACCAGTATGGCGCTGGAACTGCCCATGGCGATCCCGCACGCCGCGATCACCGTCGGCCTTGGCGGCACAGCGCTCATCTCCGCGGTTCTCGCCGTTCGCGATGTGCGCGGGGTGGTCAGCCCGCGTCTGGCGGAGCAACCGGCATGA
- a CDS encoding TRAP transporter large permease → MTFTLALLPIVLLFLGMPIFALFIFGAALSFAFFLSVPPVAMHQIMFGGLENYALLAVPFFIFAGELMGGSGIAQRLIVWVLALLGRVPGGLGVATIGACTLIGAISGVSTATVAVIGKALYPGLVKEGYGQRFSAGLVSSSGSIDIVIPPSIAMILYGASAEQSIPKLFAAGILPGILIAALMAGYVVVTAMRVGVATGRGFDLGYFLRTTRDAAPALLMPVFVLSSIYLGLASPTEAGGFACLYAILVGRYVYRLMSWEEVLDCAVRSAMLTTQILVIVASAALFSWILTVNGIPQALTAWLQSLELHPWSFLMAVNIILLIVGCFLDPTSAILVLTPLFIPLVKAFGIDPIHFGIVMTVNVAIGMFTPPFGLNLFVAQTVLGVPLETLYRGVLPFAVVQIFALLIITYWPELSLFLANAV, encoded by the coding sequence ATGACGTTTACGCTGGCCCTGCTGCCGATCGTTCTTCTGTTCCTCGGCATGCCGATCTTCGCGCTGTTCATTTTCGGCGCGGCGCTCAGTTTTGCGTTTTTCCTGTCGGTGCCGCCTGTCGCGATGCACCAGATCATGTTCGGTGGTCTGGAGAATTATGCGCTGCTTGCAGTGCCGTTTTTCATCTTTGCCGGCGAGTTGATGGGTGGCTCCGGCATTGCCCAGCGCCTGATCGTCTGGGTGCTGGCGTTGCTCGGCCGCGTGCCGGGGGGCCTCGGCGTCGCCACCATCGGTGCTTGCACCTTGATCGGCGCTATCTCGGGCGTCAGCACGGCGACGGTGGCCGTAATCGGCAAAGCGCTTTATCCGGGCCTGGTCAAAGAAGGCTATGGCCAACGCTTTTCCGCCGGCCTCGTGTCGTCGAGCGGCTCGATCGACATCGTGATCCCGCCGAGCATCGCCATGATCCTCTATGGCGCCTCGGCCGAGCAATCGATTCCGAAACTGTTCGCCGCCGGCATTTTGCCCGGCATTCTCATCGCTGCGCTGATGGCGGGCTATGTAGTAGTCACCGCCATGCGCGTCGGCGTCGCAACCGGCCGTGGCTTCGATCTCGGCTATTTCCTGCGCACCACTCGCGACGCCGCGCCGGCGCTGCTGATGCCGGTCTTTGTGCTCTCCAGCATCTATCTCGGCCTCGCTTCGCCGACGGAGGCAGGCGGCTTCGCCTGTCTCTACGCCATTCTGGTCGGCCGCTATGTCTATAGGCTGATGAGCTGGGAGGAAGTGCTCGACTGCGCCGTTCGTTCGGCGATGTTGACGACGCAGATCCTCGTTATTGTCGCTTCGGCCGCATTGTTCTCGTGGATCCTCACCGTCAACGGCATCCCGCAGGCGCTCACGGCCTGGCTGCAAAGCCTGGAGCTCCATCCGTGGAGCTTCCTGATGGCGGTAAACATCATCCTCCTGATCGTCGGCTGCTTCCTCGACCCGACCTCCGCGATCCTGGTGCTGACGCCTTTGTTCATCCCGCTGGTGAAGGCGTTCGGCATCGATCCGATCCACTTCGGTATCGTCATGACGGTGAACGTCGCCATCGGCATGTTCACGCCGCCGTTCGGGCTCAACCTCTTCGTGGCGCAGACCGTGCTCGGCGTGCCGCTAGAGACACTTTATCGCGGCGTGCTGCCCTTTGCCGTTGTGCAGATCTTCGCTCTACTGATCATCACGTATTGGCCGGAACTGTCGTTGTTTCTTGCTAACGCTGTTTAA